The Moorena sp. SIOASIH genome includes a window with the following:
- a CDS encoding NB-ARC domain-containing protein, which translates to MPSLQASRQGRLTIKQYRNRKGWTIEDHRWLVEASKILNPDIDWASSEYGLQEIYAPGVSLATWKRFLQGKPINAQVFQVFCQVLGLNWEYVIENNLPKSSIQKTTAKIPPNRVDWSAAPDVPVFFGRTEELATLVQWILQDRCRVVAILGMGGIGKTGLSLKLGKGGIGKTDQSLKLAHGIQDEFEYVIWRTLLNAPPIIKILEDIIKFLSNQVESHLPDTIDAQLSLLLHYLREHRCLLILDNVESILQGGDKPGQYREGYEEYEQLFRQIGEVSHQSCLLITSREKPHAIARLEGKTRPVRCLELSGFEVSEGKKIFNSIASFSGSDQQWQELIDFYNGNPLSLEIVAKHIDEVFLGNIGDFLTEGKPVFDDFREVLTWHFEHLSDYEKEILYWLAINREAVSLAQLREDILSPVAKQQLPVTLQSLQRRLPLEKSSAGFTLQPVLIEYMTEKIIEQVSQEILTDKIALFNSHCLLKALAKQYVREAQSRLLLKPVIDLLIASLTSQSCLEETLNCSLSKIREDLVPKVGYVAGNILNLLCQLQTDLRGYDFSNLTILQAYLQGVELLDINFANATIAKSVFTQPFGSILSVAFSPDAQLLAAGDSMGKIHLWQIADSQYRLTLKGHTSWVWSLAFTRLDDGNSEDTQILASSSEDQTVRLWDIATSQCLHTLRGHRSRIWSVALSGDGTIVATGSGDKTVRIWDVSTGECLNILSEHSQTVRAVACSPNGAIIASGSEDKTVKLWDSDTGECLSTLQGHSQQVRSVAFSPDGTTLASSSDDKTVRLWNLSTGECLKILRGHTKSIRSIGFSRDGTTLASSSDDKTVRLWNLSTGECVNKLYGHTNGVWSIAFSPDGVTLASGSDDQTVRLWNINTGQCLNTFRGYTNGVWSIAFSPDGTTLASGCEDQTVRLWDVGTGECLDTLRGHTNLIFSVAFSRDGTILVSGSKDQTLRLWDISTGECLNTFHGPKWVLSVAFSPNGEILASGHNDDKVRLWDISTGECFQTLLGHRSLVWSVAFSPDGTIIASGCEDQTVKLWDVDTGDCLSTLQGHRNIIKSVVFSGNGRILASGCEDHTVRLWDVGTGECLKTLRGHTHRLRSVAFNPNGKLIASGSYDKTCKLWDVQTGECLKTLHGHTNVVWSVAFSRDGLMLASSSNDGTIKFWDIETGQCIKTLRVPRPYEGMNIAGVTGLTKATITSLKALGAVD; encoded by the coding sequence TTGCCATCTTTACAAGCGTCTCGACAGGGAAGACTAACAATTAAACAGTATCGAAACCGAAAGGGATGGACGATAGAGGATCACAGATGGCTGGTCGAGGCGAGTAAGATCTTAAATCCAGATATCGACTGGGCATCCTCCGAGTATGGGTTGCAAGAAATCTATGCTCCTGGTGTCTCCCTAGCTACTTGGAAACGCTTCTTGCAAGGAAAGCCGATTAATGCCCAAGTTTTCCAGGTATTTTGCCAAGTTTTAGGACTTAACTGGGAATATGTGATTGAGAACAACCTCCCTAAGTCCTCAATCCAGAAGACAACCGCTAAAATCCCCCCAAATCGAGTAGATTGGTCAGCAGCGCCGGATGTGCCAGTTTTCTTTGGACGTACCGAAGAATTGGCTACCCTAGTGCAATGGATTCTCCAGGATCGTTGCCGAGTGGTGGCAATTCTAGGAATGGGTGGAATTGGTAAAACTGGACTCTCCCTCAAGCTAGGTAAGGGTGGAATTGGCAAAACTGATCAGTCCCTCAAGCTAGCCCATGGCATTCAGGATGAGTTTGAGTACGTCATTTGGCGTACGCTACTTAATGCTCCTCCCATTATCAAAATTCTCGAAGATATCATCAAATTTCTCTCCAACCAGGTAGAAAGCCATTTACCAGACACCATAGATGCTCAACTATCACTACTACTTCACTATTTGCGTGAGCATCGCTGTTTGCTAATCCTGGATAATGTGGAATCAATTCTACAAGGTGGTGACAAGCCTGGACAATATCGAGAGGGATATGAAGAGTATGAGCAACTGTTCCGACAAATTGGAGAAGTCTCCCATCAAAGCTGCTTGTTGATCACCAGCCGAGAGAAGCCCCACGCCATTGCCAGACTTGAAGGCAAAACACGACCGGTTCGTTGCCTGGAATTAAGCGGTTTTGAAGTTTCAGAGGGCAAAAAAATATTTAATTCCATTGCATCGTTCTCTGGTTCAGATCAGCAATGGCAAGAACTGATTGACTTTTACAACGGTAATCCTTTATCCCTAGAAATTGTTGCCAAGCATATTGATGAAGTATTTTTGGGTAATATTGGTGACTTTTTAACAGAAGGTAAACCCGTCTTCGATGACTTTCGTGAAGTGTTAACCTGGCACTTTGAGCACTTGTCAGACTACGAAAAGGAAATTCTGTACTGGTTGGCAATTAATCGGGAAGCAGTTTCCCTTGCCCAACTCCGAGAGGATATCCTCTCACCAGTGGCTAAACAACAGTTACCAGTAACACTGCAATCCCTGCAAAGACGTTTACCTTTGGAAAAAAGTTCAGCAGGCTTTACCCTGCAACCTGTCCTGATCGAGTACATGACTGAAAAAATCATTGAGCAGGTTAGTCAGGAAATACTCACAGATAAAATAGCTCTGTTTAATTCTCATTGTTTGCTGAAGGCTTTGGCAAAACAGTACGTTCGGGAAGCTCAATCCCGTCTGCTCCTCAAACCAGTAATCGACCTGCTAATCGCTAGTTTGACTAGTCAAAGTTGTCTGGAAGAAACCCTAAATTGTAGTCTTTCAAAGATAAGAGAAGACTTGGTGCCAAAGGTAGGCTATGTAGCCGGTAATATCCTTAATCTGCTCTGCCAACTTCAAACTGATTTAAGGGGTTATGATTTTTCTAATCTCACTATTTTGCAAGCTTACCTTCAGGGGGTAGAGTTGCTAGATATAAACTTCGCTAATGCTACCATCGCTAAATCAGTTTTTACTCAACCTTTTGGTAGTATTTTGTCAGTAGCATTTAGCCCCGATGCCCAGCTTTTGGCTGCGGGTGATAGCATGGGCAAGATTCATCTGTGGCAAATTGCCGATAGTCAATACCGTTTAACCTTGAAGGGACACACCAGTTGGGTATGGTCTTTGGCCTTTACTAGGCTAGATGATGGTAACAGTGAAGACACTCAGATTTTGGCTAGTAGCTCTGAAGATCAAACCGTCAGGCTCTGGGATATTGCTACCAGTCAATGTCTCCACACCTTGCGAGGACATAGGAGTAGAATATGGTCAGTTGCTTTAAGTGGAGATGGCACAATTGTTGCTACTGGCAGTGGCGATAAAACCGTTAGAATCTGGGATGTTAGTACCGGTGAATGCTTGAACATCTTGTCAGAGCACTCCCAGACCGTAAGAGCCGTAGCTTGTAGTCCTAATGGTGCCATTATCGCTAGTGGCAGTGAAGATAAAACTGTCAAACTCTGGGACTCTGATACAGGTGAATGTCTCAGCACCTTGCAAGGACACTCTCAGCAGGTCAGGTCAGTGGCTTTCAGCCCCGATGGAACTACTCTCGCCAGTAGTAGTGATGACAAAACCGTAAGGCTATGGAATCTTAGTACCGGTGAATGCCTTAAGATTCTGCGGGGACATACAAAAAGCATACGGTCAATCGGGTTTAGTAGAGATGGCACCACTCTCGCCAGTAGTAGTGATGACAAAACCGTAAGGCTATGGAATCTTAGCACCGGTGAATGTGTTAATAAGTTGTACGGACATACCAATGGCGTATGGTCTATTGCTTTCAGTCCAGATGGCGTAACCTTAGCCAGTGGTAGTGATGACCAAACCGTAAGGCTATGGAATATTAACACTGGTCAATGCCTCAACACGTTTCGAGGATATACCAATGGCGTATGGTCTATTGCTTTCAGTCCAGATGGCACAACCCTCGCCAGTGGCTGTGAAGACCAAACCGTCAGACTTTGGGATGTTGGTACCGGTGAATGCCTCGATACCTTACGAGGACATACCAATTTGATATTTTCTGTTGCCTTCAGTCGAGATGGTACAATCTTAGTTAGTGGCTCTAAAGACCAAACCCTCAGACTCTGGGATATTAGCACTGGTGAATGCCTCAACACCTTCCACGGACCCAAGTGGGTACTTTCAGTGGCCTTTAGTCCCAATGGAGAAATCTTAGCCAGTGGTCATAATGACGATAAGGTAAGACTCTGGGATATTAGCACCGGTGAGTGTTTCCAGACCTTATTAGGACACAGGAGTTTGGTCTGGTCAGTGGCTTTCAGTCCAGATGGTACAATTATTGCTAGTGGCTGTGAAGACCAAACCGTTAAACTCTGGGATGTTGACACCGGTGACTGTTTGAGTACTTTGCAGGGACACCGGAATATCATCAAGTCCGTTGTCTTTAGTGGAAATGGCAGAATTCTCGCTAGTGGCTGTGAAGACCACACTGTCAGGCTCTGGGATGTTGGCACTGGTGAGTGTCTCAAAACTTTGCGTGGACACACCCATCGATTACGCTCAGTGGCGTTCAACCCTAATGGTAAACTGATCGCTAGTGGTAGTTATGATAAAACCTGTAAGCTCTGGGATGTTCAGACAGGTGAATGTTTAAAAACTCTCCATGGACATACTAATGTGGTATGGTCTGTTGCTTTCAGTCGAGATGGTTTAATGCTGGCCAGTAGCAGCAACGATGGCACAATTAAGTTTTGGGATATTGAGACGGGTCAATGTATCAAAACCCTGAGAGTGCCTAGACCCTATGAGGGGATGAATATCGCCGGTGTTACTGGTTTAACAAAAGCAACTATTACCTCCCTGAAAGCTTTGGGAGCCGTTGATTAG
- a CDS encoding helix-turn-helix transcriptional regulator: MAQTRSEPPLLIQAILEGFVDGVLILTTNQDWFHANECGRRMCSQITQGRSQINSIPDPIWRVCESLIDSREWFCDRKLILEAEIKVDKSVNFRVRVRWLTLELSPDPYLLVTLEDQNQSSQNSASTDALKYGLTPREEQIWSLKKANFTYREIAQQLFISINTVKKHLKNIYAKQKY, translated from the coding sequence ATGGCACAAACAAGATCAGAACCCCCATTACTGATCCAAGCAATCCTTGAGGGGTTTGTGGATGGGGTGCTGATTCTAACTACTAACCAAGATTGGTTTCATGCCAATGAGTGTGGACGTCGAATGTGTTCTCAAATCACTCAAGGTAGGTCACAGATAAATTCTATCCCTGACCCAATTTGGCGAGTTTGCGAATCATTAATTGATAGTCGTGAGTGGTTTTGCGATCGCAAACTAATTCTCGAAGCTGAAATTAAAGTGGATAAGTCAGTTAACTTTCGGGTTAGGGTTAGATGGTTAACGTTAGAGTTATCCCCAGATCCTTACCTGTTAGTAACCCTAGAAGATCAAAATCAATCTTCTCAAAATTCCGCTAGCACTGATGCGCTCAAATATGGGTTAACTCCCCGGGAAGAGCAAATATGGTCACTTAAAAAAGCGAACTTTACTTACCGAGAAATTGCCCAGCAGCTATTTATCAGCATCAATACGGTTAAAAAGCACTTAAAAAACATTTACGCTAAACAAAAATACTGA
- a CDS encoding helix-turn-helix domain-containing protein yields the protein MSNKENRELDKWIKSNPDSRELKRALAVKFAIQGWDYQAISEALNVSKSFISKWKKNFHAAGVEGLKLSYKGGKGYLNQQEKKEVLTWIKQRYKCNFDQLEGYLLEKYNVVFKSPTSYYKLLSEARISWEKTKKNNPYQDPDLVDKILNRIYHQA from the coding sequence ATGTCAAATAAAGAAAACCGAGAGTTGGATAAGTGGATTAAGAGTAATCCAGATTCAAGAGAATTAAAAAGAGCGCTAGCTGTAAAATTTGCCATACAAGGCTGGGACTATCAAGCAATATCCGAAGCATTAAATGTATCAAAGAGCTTCATTAGTAAGTGGAAAAAAAATTTTCATGCAGCGGGTGTAGAAGGATTAAAATTATCTTATAAAGGGGGTAAAGGCTATTTAAATCAACAAGAAAAAAAAGAAGTATTAACTTGGATAAAACAACGATATAAATGTAACTTTGATCAATTAGAGGGTTATTTGCTTGAGAAATACAATGTAGTTTTTAAATCCCCAACTAGCTATTATAAATTACTATCTGAAGCTAGGATTAGTTGGGAAAAAACAAAAAAAAATAATCCTTATCAAGATCCAGATTTAGTGGATAAAATACTGAATCGTATTTACCATCAAGCCTAG
- a CDS encoding nucleotidyltransferase domain-containing protein — MNPHLILPVGTQVVTRVAAKNSAGETLCVQGAVGVIVKAPTDDSHAYRVRLHDDREVTLRRHEFSIRKHFQKEGLQLSEDLLTELNLYDHVIYRCVVGSRAFGLDDENSDIDRRGIYLPPAVVHWSLYGIPEQLENHETQECYWELQKFIILALKANPNVLECLYTPLVETATPLAQELLAIRDIFLSKLVYQTYNGYVMSQFKKMEQDFRTKGAVRLKHAMHLIRLLLSGITVLKEGFVPVKVEEYRQQLLAIRRDEMPWEEVTAWRLSLHQEFDAAFANTNLPERPDYEAANGFLIKARQSRVYSKGNRE; from the coding sequence ATGAATCCTCACCTAATCTTGCCAGTCGGTACCCAAGTGGTAACTCGTGTGGCTGCTAAAAACTCTGCGGGTGAAACATTATGTGTACAAGGAGCAGTCGGTGTAATAGTCAAGGCACCAACAGATGATTCCCATGCCTATCGGGTGCGTTTGCATGATGATAGGGAAGTTACCCTACGTCGCCATGAATTTAGTATTCGTAAACACTTCCAAAAAGAAGGGTTACAGCTCTCGGAAGACTTACTCACAGAGTTAAATTTATATGATCATGTTATCTACCGCTGTGTAGTAGGGTCGAGAGCATTTGGTCTGGATGATGAAAACTCTGATATAGACAGACGGGGTATTTACCTGCCACCAGCTGTGGTTCACTGGTCACTGTATGGAATTCCGGAACAGTTAGAAAACCACGAGACTCAGGAGTGCTACTGGGAGCTTCAAAAGTTTATCATTTTGGCACTGAAAGCTAATCCAAATGTGTTGGAATGTCTCTACACACCACTAGTGGAAACAGCTACTCCCCTAGCACAGGAATTGCTAGCTATCCGAGATATTTTTCTGTCTAAGTTGGTTTACCAAACCTATAATGGGTATGTGATGTCCCAATTTAAGAAAATGGAGCAAGATTTTCGGACTAAAGGAGCAGTTCGATTAAAACATGCTATGCACTTAATCCGTTTATTGCTCTCAGGGATCACAGTCTTGAAAGAGGGGTTTGTACCAGTGAAAGTTGAAGAGTATCGGCAACAACTCCTAGCCATCCGTCGGGATGAAATGCCATGGGAGGAGGTTACTGCTTGGCGATTGAGCTTACATCAAGAGTTTGATGCTGCTTTTGCTAACACTAATTTGCCAGAACGTCCGGATTATGAAGCAGCTAATGGGTTTTTGATTAAAGCACGCCAAAGTAGGGTTTATAGCAAAGGGAACAGGGAATAG
- a CDS encoding nucleotidyltransferase domain-containing protein: MNLNQKLLSVISTQPHPLLFATLSGAHLYGFPSPDSDYDLRGSHILPVQKVIGLEPGPETIEVSEIRDSIELDLVTHDIKKFFEMLLKKNGYVLEQLYSPLVIHTTPQHEELKAIAKQCITRYHAHHYLGFSRTQWKLFQKMSPCRVKPLLYVYRVLLTGIHLMKTGEIEANLVKLNDVFQLPYIPDLIARKLAGAEKSVLEDTNLDFHEGEYSRLQSQLEEASESSWLPEAPSAKDALNDLLCRLRMANLH, from the coding sequence ATGAATTTAAACCAAAAACTACTATCTGTAATTTCTACTCAACCCCATCCACTGTTATTTGCTACCCTCAGTGGAGCCCATTTGTATGGTTTCCCTTCACCGGATTCTGATTATGATTTGCGTGGGAGTCACATTCTGCCAGTGCAGAAGGTTATAGGACTGGAGCCGGGACCCGAAACGATTGAAGTCTCGGAAATTCGGGATTCCATAGAACTGGATCTAGTCACTCACGATATCAAAAAGTTCTTTGAGATGCTGCTGAAAAAGAATGGTTATGTCTTAGAGCAGCTGTACTCACCCCTAGTGATTCACACTACACCGCAGCATGAGGAATTAAAAGCGATCGCAAAACAATGCATTACTCGCTACCATGCCCATCATTATCTAGGATTTTCCCGAACCCAATGGAAACTGTTTCAAAAGATGAGTCCATGTCGTGTCAAACCCTTGCTTTATGTCTATCGAGTACTCTTGACTGGTATCCATTTAATGAAAACTGGGGAAATAGAGGCTAACTTGGTTAAGCTGAATGATGTGTTCCAGTTACCTTATATTCCAGATTTAATCGCTCGAAAGCTAGCAGGAGCAGAAAAGTCTGTATTGGAAGATACAAATTTGGACTTTCATGAGGGGGAATATAGTCGTCTACAGAGTCAATTAGAGGAAGCGTCTGAGTCTAGTTGGTTACCAGAAGCACCATCAGCTAAGGATGCTTTGAATGATTTGCTCTGTAGATTGAGGATGGCAAATTTACATTGA
- a CDS encoding SDR family NAD(P)-dependent oxidoreductase, which yields MSIDRINNANALIIGSSGGIGLAFVKQLLQDETFTKIYGTYRNRDSSSELIALESNYPNRLVCLSMDITDELQVSEAVKQISVEIDKLHLVINCVGLLHDGSLQPEKSLKQINSEHLIRYFQVNSIGAVLLAKHLLPLFRHSDRSIFASISAKIGSIGDNQLGGWYGYRASKAALNMLMRTVAIEYSRKSPQTIVVTLHPGTTNTRLSKPFQKNVPADKLFPVERTVTQLMAVIEKLDKGDSGKFFSWDGSQLPW from the coding sequence ATGTCTATAGATAGGATTAACAATGCCAATGCCTTGATTATCGGTTCCAGTGGAGGTATTGGTCTGGCGTTTGTAAAACAATTGCTGCAAGATGAAACGTTTACCAAGATTTATGGCACTTATCGTAACCGTGATTCTAGTTCGGAATTAATTGCCCTTGAAAGCAACTATCCTAATCGATTAGTTTGTCTATCTATGGATATTACCGACGAGTTGCAAGTATCTGAAGCTGTCAAACAAATCAGTGTAGAGATAGACAAACTCCACTTAGTGATTAATTGTGTTGGATTGCTTCATGACGGCAGCTTACAACCAGAAAAAAGCCTGAAACAGATTAATTCAGAACACTTGATCCGTTATTTCCAGGTTAACAGTATTGGAGCAGTGCTGCTGGCTAAACATTTATTACCATTATTCCGTCATAGCGATCGCAGTATTTTTGCTAGCATTTCTGCCAAAATTGGCAGTATTGGTGATAACCAACTTGGAGGATGGTATGGCTATCGAGCATCGAAAGCAGCCTTAAATATGTTGATGCGAACGGTGGCAATTGAATATAGTAGAAAAAGTCCTCAAACTATCGTTGTCACGTTACATCCTGGTACAACCAATACGCGCCTTTCTAAACCCTTTCAAAAAAATGTACCTGCTGATAAGTTATTCCCAGTAGAGCGTACTGTTACTCAACTAATGGCGGTGATAGAAAAGCTGGATAAAGGGGATAGTGGAAAGTTTTTTTCCTGGGATGGAAGCCAGTTACCTTGGTAA
- the gcvT gene encoding glycine cleavage system aminomethyltransferase GcvT has protein sequence MANSPASPDSQSETPKLARTPLFDQVVAQNARLTAFAGWEMPVQFSGLKKEHAAVRTAVGIFDISHMGKFAFHGKQLREQLQSLVPSDLTRLQPGQAQYTVLLNPNGGIIDDIIFYYQGEEESGEQRGMMIVNGATCTKDKDWLLAHLDADSVTLQDLSTSKVLIAVQGPLAISHLQPFVKEALAPVPGFGHLEATVLGKPAFMARTGYTGEDGFELMLDPDVGIELWLTLLESGVTPCGLGARDTLRLEAAMALYGQDIDDTTTPLEAGLGWLVHLDSKGDFIGRSVLEEQKATGIQRKLVGIQMQGRQIARHGYPVLADGEVVGVVTSGTLAPTLGNAIALAYVPRKLGKVGQQLEVEIRGKSYPAVVVKKPFYRSENRPSAK, from the coding sequence GTGGCAAATTCTCCAGCATCTCCAGATTCCCAATCCGAAACCCCTAAACTGGCTCGCACTCCCCTATTTGACCAGGTGGTAGCACAAAATGCCCGCTTGACAGCTTTTGCTGGTTGGGAAATGCCAGTACAATTTAGCGGATTGAAAAAAGAACATGCTGCAGTACGAACTGCTGTCGGAATTTTCGACATCTCCCACATGGGTAAGTTTGCTTTTCATGGTAAGCAACTACGGGAGCAATTGCAGTCTCTAGTGCCTTCGGATTTAACCCGCTTGCAACCGGGTCAAGCTCAATACACGGTGTTGTTAAATCCTAATGGTGGAATCATTGATGACATTATCTTCTACTACCAAGGTGAGGAGGAGTCTGGGGAGCAGCGGGGGATGATGATTGTTAATGGAGCAACCTGCACCAAAGACAAAGACTGGTTGTTAGCTCACCTGGATGCTGACTCAGTTACCTTACAAGACCTCTCAACATCAAAAGTCTTGATTGCAGTACAGGGACCATTGGCAATATCACATCTTCAGCCATTTGTCAAAGAAGCGTTAGCACCAGTCCCAGGGTTTGGACATCTAGAGGCAACGGTGTTGGGGAAACCGGCATTTATGGCTAGAACCGGCTACACGGGGGAAGATGGATTTGAGCTGATGCTAGACCCAGATGTGGGCATAGAGCTGTGGCTGACACTTTTAGAGTCTGGTGTCACTCCCTGTGGTTTAGGTGCCAGAGATACCCTGCGCTTAGAAGCAGCAATGGCACTCTACGGACAAGATATTGATGATACCACGACACCGTTAGAAGCTGGGTTAGGTTGGCTTGTGCATCTTGACAGCAAAGGAGACTTCATCGGACGCTCGGTGCTAGAGGAACAAAAAGCAACGGGAATCCAGCGCAAGCTAGTTGGGATCCAGATGCAAGGACGACAGATTGCTCGCCATGGTTACCCAGTCCTAGCTGATGGTGAGGTGGTAGGAGTTGTTACTAGTGGTACATTAGCACCAACCTTAGGAAATGCGATCGCACTAGCCTATGTTCCCAGAAAGTTGGGCAAAGTTGGACAGCAGCTGGAAGTAGAAATCCGGGGTAAATCCTATCCCGCCGTTGTGGTCAAGAAGCCTTTTTATCGCTCTGAAAATCGTCCATCAGCGAAATAA
- a CDS encoding DUF4079 domain-containing protein codes for MNLPSFLWLWKIAAWSMGLSLFAYVLLAITGSIVFSQRHSGRPRPTWLRPLHYIIGWIMVALVLLLLGIGLVGTIGHYGHLGHSAHLIAGWSVVALVLLSAFSATQISPQQPLARAVHVATNIALLVGFTWVSLTGWEVVQKYIRH; via the coding sequence GTGAATCTCCCTTCTTTTCTCTGGCTCTGGAAAATTGCTGCTTGGTCTATGGGTTTATCCCTCTTTGCCTATGTACTCCTGGCAATCACCGGCAGCATTGTGTTTTCTCAACGTCACTCTGGACGTCCACGACCGACTTGGTTACGCCCTTTGCACTACATCATTGGCTGGATCATGGTCGCTCTAGTCTTGCTCCTGCTGGGGATTGGTTTAGTAGGTACAATCGGCCATTACGGTCATCTAGGCCATTCAGCACACTTAATAGCTGGATGGTCTGTGGTAGCACTGGTATTACTCTCAGCCTTTAGTGCTACCCAAATTAGCCCTCAACAACCATTAGCAAGGGCTGTTCACGTTGCTACTAACATTGCTTTGCTAGTGGGATTTACCTGGGTTTCCCTTACTGGTTGGGAAGTTGTGCAGAAATATATTAGGCATTAG
- a CDS encoding DUF1830 domain-containing protein, which produces MTQVFDPIPSDSQDSLLCCYVNATSQIQIARITNIPNWYFERVVFPGQRLVFEAPPQALLEIHTGMMASAILSDTIPCDRLLVSQSGNAYGYAVSAESPEPADIKPHPETVDSPRVLAEKLPRLVSAV; this is translated from the coding sequence ATGACACAAGTTTTTGATCCTATTCCTTCAGATAGCCAAGATTCCCTTCTGTGCTGCTATGTGAACGCAACTAGCCAAATCCAGATTGCTAGAATAACGAATATACCTAACTGGTACTTTGAAAGAGTTGTTTTCCCAGGGCAGCGCTTAGTTTTTGAAGCACCGCCACAGGCTCTTCTAGAAATACATACAGGGATGATGGCAAGTGCCATTCTCTCAGATACTATCCCTTGTGACCGCTTATTGGTTAGCCAAAGTGGTAATGCTTATGGCTATGCTGTTTCCGCCGAATCACCCGAACCTGCTGATATCAAACCACATCCAGAAACAGTTGATAGTCCAAGAGTGTTAGCTGAAAAATTGCCTAGGCTGGTTAGCGCGGTCTAG
- a CDS encoding photosystem II high light acclimation radical SAM protein, producing the protein MANKILYVRLPCNPIFPIGVVYLADHVHKQFPGVEQRIFDLGTVPPLDFGRALDTEIDQFKPTLLVFSWRDIQIYAPVGGRGGNPLQNAFEFYYAGNPLVKLRGALGGLRLAASYYGELWGNLGLIKQGLKRAKRYNPGARLIVGGGAVSVFYEQLENKLPTGTIVSVGEGETLLTKILRGQDFDDQRCYVVGQAKPRDRMIHESPTPIEKIACNYDYIQSIWPSFDYYFQQNDFYIGVQTKRGCPHNCCYCIYTVVEGKQVRINPADEVVAEMRQLYDRGIRKFWFTDAQFIPAKKFIGDAVELLQKILDAGMSDINWAAYIRADNLTPELCDLMVKTGMNYFEIGITSGAQELVRKMRMGYNLRTVLQNCRDLKAAGFNDLVSVNYSFNVIDETFDTIRQTIAYHRELEQIFGRDKVEPAIFFIGLQPHTHLEQYAFDKTILNRDYDPMSLMPWTAKKLLWNPEPLGSFFGEVCLEAWRQNSKDFGREVMKILEERLGVAPLEAALSAPIVANKRQKKQPVLIK; encoded by the coding sequence ATGGCAAATAAAATACTATACGTTCGCCTTCCGTGTAATCCAATCTTTCCGATCGGGGTGGTTTATTTAGCTGACCATGTTCATAAACAGTTCCCGGGTGTAGAACAGCGCATTTTTGACTTGGGAACTGTACCTCCTCTAGACTTTGGCAGGGCCTTGGATACTGAGATAGACCAGTTTAAACCAACCCTGTTGGTATTTTCCTGGCGCGACATTCAAATCTATGCTCCAGTGGGTGGTAGGGGTGGTAACCCGCTCCAAAATGCCTTTGAGTTTTACTATGCTGGCAATCCCTTGGTGAAATTACGGGGAGCGCTGGGGGGTCTGCGTTTAGCCGCGTCTTACTATGGGGAACTGTGGGGGAACTTGGGGTTAATCAAACAAGGACTCAAACGGGCTAAACGATATAACCCAGGCGCTCGCCTGATTGTGGGGGGTGGAGCAGTTAGTGTATTCTATGAGCAGTTGGAAAATAAACTGCCAACTGGAACTATCGTTTCCGTTGGAGAAGGGGAAACCTTACTCACGAAAATTCTCCGGGGTCAGGACTTCGATGATCAGCGCTGTTATGTGGTAGGGCAAGCTAAGCCACGCGATCGCATGATCCATGAATCTCCCACTCCCATTGAAAAAATTGCTTGCAACTACGACTATATTCAAAGCATCTGGCCGAGCTTTGATTATTACTTCCAACAGAACGACTTTTACATTGGAGTTCAAACCAAGCGTGGGTGTCCCCATAACTGCTGCTACTGTATCTATACCGTTGTAGAAGGCAAACAGGTAAGGATTAACCCGGCAGATGAAGTGGTCGCAGAAATGCGCCAACTCTATGACCGAGGCATCCGCAAGTTCTGGTTCACTGATGCTCAGTTCATTCCTGCCAAAAAATTCATTGGTGATGCCGTTGAACTGTTACAGAAAATCCTTGATGCTGGAATGAGTGACATTAACTGGGCAGCATACATTCGGGCAGACAATCTCACCCCAGAATTATGCGACCTGATGGTAAAAACCGGGATGAATTACTTTGAAATCGGGATTACCAGTGGTGCTCAGGAACTGGTGCGGAAAATGCGCATGGGCTATAACCTACGCACCGTACTGCAAAACTGTCGTGATTTAAAAGCAGCTGGCTTCAATGACCTAGTTTCCGTCAACTATTCTTTCAATGTGATCGATGAAACCTTTGACACCATTCGTCAGACTATTGCCTATCACCGGGAACTAGAGCAAATATTTGGTAGGGATAAAGTCGAACCAGCCATTTTCTTCATTGGTCTACAACCCCATACCCATTTAGAACAGTACGCCTTCGACAAAACTATCCTCAACCGGGACTATGATCCCATGAGTCTGATGCCCTGGACAGCCAAGAAACTCCTATGGAATCCCGAACCCCTAGGGTCTTTCTTTGGTGAAGTTTGTCTGGAAGCTTGGCGGCAAAATTCCAAGGATTTTGGCCGTGAAGTGATGAAAATCCTTGAAGAAAGACTAGGAGTCGCTCCATTAGAAGCAGCCCTCAGTGCCCCAATAGTAGCAAATAAACGCCAGAAAAAACAACCGGTTTTAATTAAATAG